One part of the Lycium ferocissimum isolate CSIRO_LF1 chromosome 8, AGI_CSIRO_Lferr_CH_V1, whole genome shotgun sequence genome encodes these proteins:
- the LOC132067149 gene encoding uncharacterized protein LOC132067149 isoform X2: MGSEGPKSVTIHVTGFKKFHGVVQNPTETIVNGLKDCVEKRGLPAGVTLGSCTVLETAGEGGLPTLLKVIESESSSTNGSNNGQVIWLHLGVNSGATKFAIERLAVNEATFRCADELGWQPQRLPIVPEDGGINQTKKDVLLY; this comes from the exons ATGGGATCGGAGGGGCCAAAATCTGTGACCATTCATGTAACTGGGTTCAAGAAATTTCATGGTGTTGTTCAGAATCCTACCGAGACAATAGTTAATGGCTTGAAAGATTGTGTTGAAAAGAGAGGATTACCTGCCGGTGTGACCTTGGGTAGCTGTACTGTTCTTGAAACAGCTGGAGAGGGTGGACTTCCGACATTGTTGAAGGTCATAGAGTCAGAGTCTTCGTCAACAAACGGTTCAAATAATGGACAAGTCATATGG CTTCACCTTGGAGTAAACAGTGGAGCAACAAAGTTCGCAATTGAGCGGCTGGCAGTAAATGAAGCCACATTTCGTTGTGCAGATGAGCTTGGTTGGCAACCTCAG CGATTGCCTATTGTTCCAGAAGATGGAGGaataaatcaaacaaaaa AAGACGTCTTGCTCTACTGA
- the LOC132067148 gene encoding probable BOI-related E3 ubiquitin-protein ligase 3 has translation MASLLTAVEKNVGTKLQEKDIELENINRKNRELVERMKQVTAEAQNWCYRAKCNESLVITLRTNLQQAMQSAEQGKEGTGDNELDDAVSCIDPNNWLSIPSGSGKCTSTKKAIICKVCKLKEVSILLMPCRHLCLCKDCEGLVNVCPICQLMTTASVEVFLS, from the coding sequence ATGGCTTCTTTACTGACTGCAGTCGAGAAAAATGTTGGCACGAAGTTGCAAGAGAAGGATATTGAGTTAGAGAACATAAATCGGAAGAACAGAGAACTAGTCGAACGGATGAAGCAAGTTACAGCAGAGGCACAAAATTGGTGTTACAGAGCTAAGTGTAACGAATCTTTAGTGATCACATTAAGAACGAACCTTCAGCAAGCGATGCAATCTGCTGAACAAGGAAAAGAAGGGACCGGAGACAATGAGCTAGATGATGCTGTGTCCTGCATTGACCCGAACAATTGGCTCAGCATCCCTAGCGGTTCTGGTAAGTGTACATCGACGAAAAAAGCCATTATCTGCAAGGTATGCAAATTGAAGGAGGTATCCATCTTATTGATGCCTTGTAGACACTTGTGTTTATGTAAAGATTGTGAAGGATTAGTTAATGTATGTCCTATCTGCCAGTTGATGACAACTGCTAGTGTTGAGGTGTTCTTGTCTTGA
- the LOC132067149 gene encoding uncharacterized protein LOC132067149 isoform X1, with translation MGSEGPKSVTIHVTGFKKFHGVVQNPTETIVNGLKDCVEKRGLPAGVTLGSCTVLETAGEGGLPTLLKVIESESSSTNGSNNGQVIWLHLGVNSGATKFAIERLAVNEATFRCADELGWQPQRLPIVPEDGGINQTKKTSCSTESILEFLKKKGFEVTMSDDAGRFVCNYVYYHSLRFAEQKGHKCLFVHVPTFNRVNQEEQMEFAVALLEAIAATC, from the exons ATGGGATCGGAGGGGCCAAAATCTGTGACCATTCATGTAACTGGGTTCAAGAAATTTCATGGTGTTGTTCAGAATCCTACCGAGACAATAGTTAATGGCTTGAAAGATTGTGTTGAAAAGAGAGGATTACCTGCCGGTGTGACCTTGGGTAGCTGTACTGTTCTTGAAACAGCTGGAGAGGGTGGACTTCCGACATTGTTGAAGGTCATAGAGTCAGAGTCTTCGTCAACAAACGGTTCAAATAATGGACAAGTCATATGG CTTCACCTTGGAGTAAACAGTGGAGCAACAAAGTTCGCAATTGAGCGGCTGGCAGTAAATGAAGCCACATTTCGTTGTGCAGATGAGCTTGGTTGGCAACCTCAG CGATTGCCTATTGTTCCAGAAGATGGAGGaataaatcaaacaaaaaag ACGTCTTGCTCTACTGAGTCGATTCTGGAGTTCTTAAAGAAGAAAGGCTTTGAAGTAACCATGTCCGACGATGCTGGCCGTTTTGTGTGCAATTATGTATATTACCATTCTCTCCGGTTTGCAGAGCAAAAAGGTCACAAATGTCTCTTTGTCCATGTTCCCACCTTTAATAGAGTGAATCAGGAGGAACAAATGGAATTTGCAGTTGCTCTGCTGGAGGCTATCGCCGCAACTTGCTGA